Below is a genomic region from Rosa chinensis cultivar Old Blush chromosome 5, RchiOBHm-V2, whole genome shotgun sequence.
GAACAATCTTTTACAATTAGGGCACTCCGATTCCCTCACTACCTCTGGCCCATCGTCGATCAACATTGCGGAGCAGTCCTCAAAGGGGCAGTAAAATTTCTGAGACCCAATAATCACATCTTCGCACAACCTTGtcccccatttttcaaacacaTCGGGTTTTAGAATCGAATGGCAATATTCGGGATCAAGTGACCCTTTGCAATCGGGTACAAGGCACCCAATGCTTGCTATATTTTCTTGGAGCTTCGAGTCCACGTATTTGACCACGCAATCAGTACAATAAACATGGTTGCAATTTTTGATACTAAACGATTCGTGTGCCGGCTTGGTCTccacacaaatttcacaaacaaaaGATGGGGCTTTGGAAGTAGAACAACAAGAACCTTCGTTTGAGGTTTCTATTCGCTTGCTTTTCCCGAAAGGGATATTGGAGGGTTTGAACCTAAGAACCCTAACCTCTTCATCACTATCGTAATAGTTCAGGGTTTCAGCAGAGAGATCGATGAAGTTACCTGCTTTAGCGGGACTCGGGGCGGATTTCAGGGTATCGTTAAATTGATTCCTGAGAGATTGATCGCTTTTCTTCATTTCATGAGCTCCAAATGGTTGACGGCATATCTGACAATTGACCAAGCGATCCAGAGTGTCTCGGCGGTATTGAGACATTGCGCAACAAAAGGGGCACTGTGTCCAGAATTGCGTTGGCTCTTGATGATTTGGAAATTGATTCCTGAGACCATCATGAGCTTCAAATGCGTTCCGGCATCTTTGACAGCGGAGCAACCGATTCAGAAACTCCATGTGGTACTGGAACTTTGCGCAACAAAAGGGGCACTCTGTCCAGAATGTGTTTGGTTGCTCCGATGATTCAGAATTCAATAACCTTCTCGATCTCTTATGCGACAAGGCATCGTGCTCCATCTTCACCATCCTCAATCTTCGATTCAGACGCGGCTTTTgaaaaattgaatttggaattGCTTTCTGTCTCCAAGTCCCTCCCCTCTTTCTATTTAATTTTAAATTACCCTAGGCTAAAATGGGCCGGGCTTGCCCAGCCCTCAGTATAATGGCCCAAGTTACTATCCAACCTTGGGAATTTTTAGCCTTGCAGGTGCTGCCTAACTGAAACAAAAAGGGTCATCACATCACCCTTTGAGAGATGGAATCAGTCAGTGTCATGCGACTCCTATCTATTCTCCTCACTCGCCTCAGCTCAAACCTTAGAGGTACCTCTCTCTTCCCTTCCTCCATGCTATGAAAACCTTAATTGGAATGGAACAACTTGGTCAATACTTGATATCTGTTACTGAAATGGGTGTTTGTGTTTGGTTTTATTTATGAAGTCCTGAATTTTTCATTTGCATTCTTTTTCTGTTAGTACTTACTGAATTGCATTGCAGTGTATACAACTTTGTGCTTTGACAAAttcaatttgatttacttcattCTGAATGTTAAGAATAGTTTTGTGGTAATGCCAACACACTTGCAGGCCGAGTAGCAATTGATTATaccattaatttattttttgcaaTTGATTATaccattaatttattttttgtaaattGACTACTTCTTAGACTGCTATAGTCTTAATTTATGCTCTCTGTCCTAAACAATTGTAAATCGAATACTGTTGTGCATAATAGGCTAGCCTGGGTCCTTTCTCAATATAGGTTGCTTAGTGCTACATCTTGAACTATATAGTTTAAACACACCAAATATGCGGTTTCATAAACGAAAAGAAGCATTTAGCTTTTTTGTCATCTAAACCTTAATTGGAATGGAACAACTTGGCCAATTGTTGTTTCAGTACCTTTCTTGTAAtaatgttgtttttgttttctactTTTGAAACTCGCCTTCTTAGTCCAAACCTAGAGGGAAGAAACCTAACCAGCTCAAGTCAATCATTACCTGGAAATGCTAGGGAAGTATTAAACATTTGGTTCAGAATTTAGGCAGCAAAGAAAACTGTTTGCAAACCAAAGTGATTTGAGTCCTCAAGGTCTTCATCCACAACATCTCGAACTCTGATCTGTAtataattatgatttttagAATCTCATTGGTTGATAGGCTATCTAAACCAAGAAGTGTATTTCCTAAATCTAACTCCCaagcttttgattttttttttttttgcttttgcttttgcttaCAGCAACTGTCTTTAAGTTATTTTTGGTAGCTTTACAGTTAATATTGGGAAGTGTGTTGCATTGATTGCAACTTTTTGTCGGTTATATAGCATCTTTAGACAGAGGGAAAAAACTTTGCTTCCAtcttctttatttaattttcatgTTTGTTTAATCtgacattcaaaactttgattttatttatttatttattttcttcttttgcttatAGGAATTTTGCATTTAAGTCAGTTTTGGTAGTTATGCGAATAATTTCAggattatgttgttgttttgtttggctTTTGCAGATTCTATGCAAAAAAGTCTAGGCGTCAGTTTTCTGCTGCTGCTCCATTGTCTGTTGTTTAGCACCATCTCGATCTCTTATTCTTATTCAGGTATAAACCCTGAAGTTTTACTAGATCAGTCACTGGTTTTGTTTGTgttcattattttcttttttgtattgAGTTTATAGTCTGCACAACCATGTTAACATCAAATTCTCTAAGTACTGCTATTTCATTCTGCAGATTTGGGAAACAGCGTGCTATCAGATTCTTTAACTGTTTTAGATTCAGGTATGGATTTTAGAATAGTGTGAATCATATATACCCTTACTACAATAGAGCTGATGTTTCT
It encodes:
- the LOC112165155 gene encoding E3 ubiquitin-protein ligase ARIH2, producing MVKMEHDALSHKRSRRLLNSESSEQPNTFWTECPFCCAKFQYHMEFLNRLLRCQRCRNAFEAHDGLRNQFPNHQEPTQFWTQCPFCCAMSQYRRDTLDRLVNCQICRQPFGAHEMKKSDQSLRNQFNDTLKSAPSPAKAGNFIDLSAETLNYYDSDEEVRVLRFKPSNIPFGKSKRIETSNEGSCCSTSKAPSFVCEICVETKPAHESFSIKNCNHVYCTDCVVKYVDSKLQENIASIGCLVPDCKGSLDPEYCHSILKPDVFEKWGTRLCEDVIIGSQKFYCPFEDCSAMLIDDGPEVVRESECPNCKRLFCAQCKVPWHARITCAEFKRRNKGDTEKDDLVMEKLAYKKHWRKCPTCGIYVERSGGCTTIRCRCGTYFNFHCGRLGCPFCGKHRKKSYRTMGYFVFLKEYRRIQRDRGEPYNQATAKLAIEKWRSMSRSEKKPYENPEMKPIRIFRVRSKMSSEEG